CGGCCCGGTACGTGAGGCCAGAAAAGGGATGGTAGCCGGCAACGGCTGAAGTCAACTGATTAAAGGTACGTTGTCCGCCGCGTGCGGTCAAACCGACGGAGGCCAAAGAGCCATTATCCACATCTGGATAACTCGGGGTTGGTAACGACATGCCGTAGCGAACTAAGGTTATGCACAGTCTTGATCTACGGGGGTAAATCAAGGCTTACAGCGACCCAACATCTAACCACAACCGGTGGATAACGCTGTGGAAAACTTAGACTTCAAAGGATTCGTGGGGACGATGGCAGAACAACCAGACGCGACCGCCGAAATATGGCGCTCGGTGCTTTCCAAGCTCGGCGATGACGAGCGCATCACGCCCCAACTGCACGGGTTCATCAACCTGGTCGAGCCGAAGGGTGTGCTTTCCGGCACCCTCTACCTCGAGGTCCCGAACGAGTTGACCCGCGGCATGCTCGAGCAGCGCATCCGGGTCCCTCTCCTGGGAGCGCTCGGCACCCTCGAGGGCGAGCACAATGTGCAGAACTTCGCCATTGTGGTCAACCCCGAGATCCAGCAGGACCCGTTGGATTCGCCCCAGCAGGAACAGCAGCAGCCGGAACAGCACTACATCGAGCCCACCGTGGTGTCAGCCACCCTGGACGCCGGGGTGATCCGCGGCCGATCGGACAGCCGGCTCAACCCCAAGTACAGCTTCGATAACTTCGTGATCGGTGGCTCGAACCGCTTCGCCCACGCGGCAGCAGTGGCGGTGGCCGAAGCGCCGGCGAAGGCATACAACCCGCTGTTCATCTATGGCGAGTCCGGGCTCGGAAAAACCCACCTCCTGCACGCCATCGGCCACTATGCCGAGAGTCTGTATCCCGGCATCCGGGTTCGGTACGTGTCGAGCGAAGAGTTCACCAACGACTTCATCAACTCGATCGCGAACAACCGGGCGTCGGTATTCCAGTCCAGGTACCGCGAGATCGACATCCTGCTGATCGACGACATCCAGTTCCTGCAGGGCAAGGACTCCACCCAGGAGGCCTTCTTCCACACCTTCAATACACTGCACGACCACAACAAGCAGTTGGTCATCACCAGCGACCTGCCGCCGAAGCACCTGACCGGCTTTGAGGACCGGATGCGCTCGCGGTTCGAGTGGGGCCTGATCACCGATGTGCAGGCACCGGATCTCGAGACCCGCATCGCGATTCTGCGCAAGAAGGCGCAGAGCGAGAAGCTTCAAGTGCCCGACGACATCCTCGAGTTCATGGCGTCGAAGGTGTCATCGAACATCCGCGAGCTCGAGGGCACACTGATCCGCGTCACCGCATTCGCCAACCTGAACCGCACGCCGGTCGACATGCAGCTCGTGCAGACCGTTCTGAAGGATCTGATCACCCTCGACGAGGACAACGTGATCGCGCCGGTGGACATCATCAATCACACGGCCGCCTACTTCAAGCTCACAGTTGACGACCTCTACGGTTCGTCCCGCTCCCAGGCAGTAGCGACCGCTCGGCAGATCGCCATGTACCTGTGCCGCGAGATGACCAACCTCTCGCTGCCCAAGATCGGCCAGCTGTTCGGCAACCGCGACCACACCACGGTGATGTACGCCAACAAGAAGATCAGCGAGCTCATGAAGGAGCGCCGCTCGATCTACAACCAGGTCACCGAGCTGACCAGCCGGATCAAGCAGAACCACCGCTTCAACAAGATGTGATCGCGAGTTATCCCCCATGTGGATAACTTTGTGGAGAGCCGTGGAAAACGCCGAAGACGCATGTTGATGGATCTCAGCTGCTTGTGGATTCGGCGAATGACAAATTTCTTGTCATCCCGTTAACACCCCGGTTCCACTGACAGCTCATCAACAACTCACACCGTTGTAGTTCCCAATGAATCAGCGCTATTAACAGGGTTATCCACATTGTGCACAGCGGTTAACACGATTAATCCTTTAATGAAGATCAGTGCAGCGAGATAACCTGAACAGCGCACGGCGGGCCATCTGTACGGCTGTGCAAGTATTGATCCGCCTACCCAACTTCGTCACGACAGGGGTACATACGTGAAGTTTCAGGTCAATCGCGATGTCTTCAGCGAGGCTGTTTCCTTCGCGGTCAAGCTGCTTCCGCAGCGCACCACATTGCCCATCCTCAGCGGAGTGCTGATCGAGGCAACCGCCGACGGGCTCACCCTGTCGTCCTTCGACTACGAGGTGTCTTCGCGTACCGAGATCGATGCCGAGATCGAAGAACCCGGCACCGTCCTGGTCTCCGGCCGGCTGCTTGCCGACATCGCCAGCCGTCTTCCGAACGCCCCGGTCAGCTTCAGCACCGACAGCGGCCGCATCGTTGTCGCCTGCGGTTCTGCGAACTTCACCCTGCTGAGCATGCCCGTCGAGGAATACCCGACGCTGCCGCAGGTAACCGGCCAATCCGGTTTGCTGCCGGCCGACAGCTTCGCCGATGCGGTGTCCCAGGTGGCAGTTGCCGCCTCCCGCGACGACGTCACCCCTGTGATCACCGGCGTGCAGCTCGAAGTCTCCGAAAACAGCTTGTCGCTCGTGGCCACTGACCGTTACCGCGTCGCCGTCCGCGAGATCGACTGGGACTCCGGCGACACCCCGATCGACACCGTCACCGCGCTGGTTCCCGCGCGCACCCTGGCTGAGATCGGCAAGACCTTCTCGGGCAGCGGCACCATCTCGGTCTCCATCACCGGAGGCGACGACCGCGAGCTGATCGCCTTCTCGGCTGACCGGAAGACCGTCACATCACTGCTGATCAAGGGCAACTTCCCGCCGGTGAAGCGACTGTTCCCCGAGACCGTCGACAATTACGCGGTGCTCAACACCGCTGACCTGGTCGAGGCGGTTCGTCGCGTCTCGCTCGTGCTCGAGCGGGAGGCCGCGCTGCGGTTCACGTTCAACGCCGACGGCCTCACCCTGGAGGCGATCGGCTCCGAGCAGGCGCAGGCCTCCGAAACGATCGACGCCCACCTCGCCGGTGGCGACATCGTCGTCTCGCTCAAGCCGGCCTTCCTGCTGGACGGCCTCGGCGCGGTGCACTCCGAGTTCACCCGCATCTCGTTCACCAAGACCGAGAACCCCAACAAGCCGGGTCCGGTGCTGATCACCAGCCAGACCTCTCGCGAAGAGCCCGGCGCCGACAACTACAAGTACCTGCTGCAGCCCAACCTGCTGCTGCGCTAAGGATCCTCATGCACATCGGGCTCATCGGCCTCGGCAAAATGGGCAACAACATGCGTGCCCGGCTACGCAACAACGGCATCGACGTCACCGGATTCGACCCGAATCCCGAGGTCACGGATGTCGCAACCCTCGCCGACCTCACCGCGGCGCTTCCCACTCCGCGCATCGTCTGGGTGATGGTTCCCTCCGGCGCCATCACTACTGGGGTCATCACCGACCTCGCCGGCGTACTCGATGAGGGTGACCTGGTCATCGAGGGCGGCAACTCACGTTTCACCGAAGACGCCAAGCACGCCGCGCTGCTCGCCCCGAAGGGTATCCACTACGTCGATGCCGGCGTCTCCGGCGGAATCTGGGGCCAGCAGAACGGCTACGGGCTCATGGTCGGCGGCGACCAGGCCGACGTCGACCGGGCAATGCCGGTGTTCGACGCGCTTCGCCCCGAGGGTCCGCGCGACGAGGGCTTCGTGCACGCGGGCGAAATCGGCGCAGGCCACTACGCGAAGATGGTTCACAACGGCATCGAGTACGCGCTCATGCAGGCCTGGGCCGAGGGCTTCGAGCTGCTCAGCGCCCGCGAGGACCTGATCAAGGACGTCCCCGGAACCTTCAAGGCCTGGCAGCGCGGCACCGTGGTGCGCAGCTGGCTGCTCGAGTTGCTGGTGCGCGCACTCGAGGACGACCCCGAGCTAACCGACATCGAGGGTTACGTCGAGGATTCCGGCGAGGGCCGCTGGACCGTCGAGGAAGCCCTGCACAACGCGGTCCCGGTGCCGACCATCAGCGCCTCGATCTTCGCCCGCTTCGTGTCCCGCCAAGAGGACTCGCCGTCGATGAAAGCCGTCGCGGCGCTGCGCAAGCAGTTCGGTGGGCACGCGGTGCGCAAGGCCTGATCGGCCGTGATCGTCACCCACCTGAGCCTCACCGACTTTCGTAACTACAAACAGGCCGAAGTCGAACTTCGCCCAGGGCCGAACCTGTTCGTCGGCAGCAACGGGCAGGGCAAGACCAACCTCGTCGAATCGCTCGGCTACCTGTCAACGCTCGGATCGCACAGGGTGTCGAGTGACCAGGCGCTGATTCGGCAGGGCACGGATGCCGCGATCATCCGCGCCCGACTCGAGCACGCCGACCGGCAGATGCTGGCCGAGGTGCAGCTCAACCGGCAGGGAGCGAACCGGGCGCAGGTCAACCGCTCTGTGATCAAGACCCGTGATCTGCCTCGGTACTTCTCGAGCGTGCTGTTCGCGCCCGAAGACCTGGCGCTCGTTCGCGGCGAACCATCCGGCCGCCGGCGGTTTCTCGATGAGTTGCTCGTCCTGCGCAGTCCGCGAATGAGCGGCGTGCTCGCCGACTACGAGCGGGTGCTGAAGCAGCGGAACACCCTGCTGAAATCCGCCCGATCCTCGGGAATCAAGGCGAACCAGCTGACCACGCTGGAAATCTGGGATGACCGCCTGATCAGCCTGGGATCCGAACTCATTGCCGCCCGATCGGTGCTCGTGCTCGACCTGCAACCCGAAGTCGAGCGCGCCTATGCGGCGATCGCCGGCGACGAACACGCTGCCAGTCTTGCCAGCCACCTCAGCATCCTCGCCGGGAAACCCGCAGACGACGACACCCTCCCGGACACCGCGGCTCGGTCCACCGCGATCACCGCGAAGGAGGCATCCGAAGTCTTCCGCGCCGGCCTGCAGCGGCTGCGACCGACCGAACTCGACCGCGGACTCACCCTGATCGGGCCGCACCGCGACGATCTGGTACTCACCCTGAACGACCTGCCCGCGCGCGGATACGCGAGCCACGGTGAATCCTGGTCATTCGCGCTGTCACTCAAGCTTGCCTCGGCCGAGGTGCTCCGCCGGGACTCGGTCGCCGGCGATCCGGTGCTGATCCTCGATGACGTCTTCGCGGAACTGGACCTGTTGCGGCGGGGCAGGCTGGCCGCCGCCATCGACGGGTTCGAGCAAGTGCTCATCACCGCGGCGGTGTACGAGGATGTGCCCGAGAAGCTGGCCGCGCACACCGTGCGGATCAAGGCCGGCGCCATCGTGGAGAGCGCATGATCGAGGATCCGACCAGCGAGGCGCGGAACGTCTACCTGCGATTCCGGCGAGTCTTCGGCGACCCCGCGCTGCGCACCACCGACAGCAGGCGGCGGGCGAGCAAGGCGAAGGAGCCATCGGTTCCGTTCGGAAGCGGCCGCGATCCACAGGGAGTCGGCGATGTGCTCGATGCGTTGACCGCGAAACTCGGCTGGAACTCACCGCTCGCGCAGTCCGACCTGATGTTGTCGTGGCCGGATCTGGTCGGCGCCGAGACCGCGGCGCACTCCACTCCGACCGGGATCACCGAGGGCGTACTGAACGTCAAATGCGATTCCACCGCCTGGGCGACCCAGCTGCGGTTGATGCGTTCGATGATCACCACGCAAATCATCGAGCGGTATCCGGATGCCGGCATCCAATCGGTGCGCTTCGAAGGGCCGAACGCCCCAAGCTGGAAACGTGGCCCCAGAGCAATTCCAGGGCGTGGTCCTCGCGATACTTACGGTTGACAAGCCAAATCTGATCCTCCCCAGTTGGAAAAGCCGTCAGAAGGGCGATTCTGGCCGTTACTCACAGGCGGAACCGATAAGATTTAGCAAATGGCTGATTTGACTTCTGAAGACTCTTACGGCGCTAGTGCGATCCAAGTTCTCGAGGGTCTGGAAGCCGTCCGCAAACGGCCCGGAATGTATATCGGTTCCACCGGTCCCCGCGGTCTGCACCACCTGGTGTACGAGATCGTCGACAACTCTGTCGACGAGGCTCTCGCCGGGTACTGCGACACCATCAAGGTGACGCTGCTGGCCAACGGCGGTGTCCGCGTCATCGACAACGGCCGCGGCATCCCGGTGGATATCCACCCTGTGGAGAAGAAGTCGACGGTCGAGGTGGTGCTCACCATCCTGCACGCCGGCGGCAAGTTCGGCGGCGGCGGATACGCGGTTTCGGGCGGACTGCACGGCGTCGGCAGCTCGGTGGTGAACGCGTTGTCCCACCAGCTCGATGTCGAGGTGCACCGCCAGGGTCACGTCTGGACCCAGACCTACCACGACGGCGTTCCCGACGCACCGCTCGCCCAGAGCGGAACGTCGACCGACTCGGGTACCACGATCACGTTCTGGCCGAACAGCGACATCTTCGAGACCACCGAATTCGACTGGGACACCCTGCGCGTGCGGTTCCAGCAGACCGCCTTCCTGAACAAGGGTCTGCGGATCACGCTCACCGACGAGCGCCCGACCGAAGACGAAGAAGAGCCGCGCTTCGGTGACTACCACTACGAGAACGGCCTCGTCGACTACGTCGAGTACCTCAACGCCGCGAAGAAGCTCGACCCGGTGCATCCGGAGATCATCTCCTTCGAGCTCGAAGATAAAGAGAAGCAGATCGCGCTCGAGGTGGCGATGCAGTGGACGAACTCCTACCAGGAGAGCGTGCACACCTTCGCCAACACCATCAACACCCACGAGGGTGGCACGCACGAAGAGGGCTTCCGTGCCGCGCTGACGACGCTGGTCAACAAGTACGCGCGCGACAAGGGACTGATCAAGGAGAAGGAAGAGAACCTCTCCGGTGAAGACGTCCGCGAGGGTCTCACCGCCGTCGTGTCGGTCAAGCTCGGCGAACCGCAGTTCGAGGGCCAGACGAAGACCAAGCTCGGCAACACGCTCGCCAAGTCGTTCGTGCAGCGGGTCGTCGGCGACCAGCTCGGTGATTGGTTCGAGCGGAACCCCGCCCAGGCCAAGGAGATCATCCGCAAGTCGCAGCAGGCGGCCGCGGCACGCCTCGCCGCCCGTAAGGCGCGCGAGAGCACTCGTCGCAAGGGTCTGCTCGAGGGTGGCGGCATGCCGGGCAAGCTCAAGGACTGCCAGTCGAAGGACCCCTCGATCAGTGAGGTCTTCATCGTCGAGGGTGACTCGGCAGGCGGTTCGGCGGTGCAGGGGCGCAACCCCGAGACCCAGGCGATCCTGCCGCTGCGTGGCAAGATCCTGAACGTCGAGAAGGCGCGCCTCGACCGCGCGTTGGGCAACGCCGAGATCCAGGCGATGATCACCGCGTTCGGCACCGGCATCGGTGAGGACTTCAAGCCCGAGAAGGCGCGCTATCACAAGATCGTGCTGATGGCGGATGCCGATGTCGACGGCCAGCACATCACCACGCTGCTGCTGACCCTCCTCTTCCGCTACATGCGTCCGCTGATCGAGATGGGCTACGTATACCTCGCGCAGCCGCCGCTCTACCGGTTGAAGTGGTCGAACGCTGAGCACGACTACGTGTACAGCGACCGCGAACGTGACGCCATGCTCAAGGAGGGAATTGCCTCAGGCAAGCGGATCCCCAAGGAAAACGGCATCCAGCGGTACAAGGGTCTCGGCGAGATGGACTACAAGGAACTGTGGGAGACCACGATGAACCCGGAAACCCGCACCCTGCTGCAGGTCACGCTCGATGACGCGGCCGCGGCGGACAGCATCTTCTCCACCCTGATGGGCGAAGACGTGGAGTCGCGCCGGCACTTCATCCAGCAGAACGCCAAGGACGTTCGCTTCCTCGACATTTAGAAAGCCGCGGGTTTCGATAGGCGGCCGCGCACGCTCGGCCGCTACTCACCACCTGAGGGCTCGAACTGGAGAAACACAGAGACATGGCAGATGAAGTAGACACTCCCGAGTCCACGGGCGACCGGATCGCGCAGGTCGACCTGCAGCTCGAGATGCAGCGGAGCTACCTCGACTACGCGATGAGCGTCATCGTCGGGCGCGCGCTGCCCGAGGTGCGTGACGGCCTGAAGCCGGTGCACCGTCGAGTGATCTACGCGATGTACGACGGTGGCTACCGCCCCGACAAGGCGTTCTCGAAGTGCGCCCGTGTCGTCGGCGACGTGATGGGGCAGTTCCACCCGCACGGTGACTCGGCGATCTACGACGCCCTCGTGCGTCTGGTCCAGCCGTGGAGCATGCGCTACCCGCTGGCGCTCGGCCAGGGCAACTTCGGCTCGCCGGGTAACGACGGCGCCGCCGCCCCGCGGTACACCGAGACGAAGATGGCTCCGCTCGCGCTCGAAATGGTGCGCGACATCGACAAGGACACCGTCAACTTCCAGGACAACTACGACGGCCGCACCCAGGAGCCCGCGGTGCTGCCCGCGCGCTTCCCGAACCTGCTGGTGAACGGTTCGGTCGGTATCGCGGTCGGCATGGCCACCAACATCCCGCCGCACAACCTGCGCGAGGTCGCGGATGGCGCGCTGTGGCACTTGAACAACCCGGATGCTCCGCGTGAAGAGCTGCTCGAGGCGCTCATGCAGCGCATCAAGGGCCCGGACTTCCCGACCGGCGCGCAGATCCTCGGCGTCCGCGGCATCCGGGACGCGTACACCACCGGGCGTGGCTCGATCACGATGCGCGCCGTGGTCAACGTGGAGGAGATCCAGGGCCGCACGTGCCTCGTGGTCACCGAACTGCCCTACCAGGTCAACCCCGACAATCTTGCGATCAAGATCGCCGACCTGGTCAAGGACGGCCGGCTCTCCGGTATCTCCGACATCCGGGACGAGACCTCCGGCCGCACCGGCCAGCGCCTCGTGATCGTGCTGAAGCGCGATGCGGTCGCCAAGGTGGTGCTGAACAACCTCTACAAGCACACCTCGCTGCAGGAGAACTTCGGCGCGAACATGCTTGCGATCGTCGACGGCGTGCCGCGCACGCTCGCGGTCGACGGCTTCATCACCAACTGGGTCGCCCACCAGATCGAGGTCATCGTTCGGCGCACGCAGTTCCTGCTGCGTGAGGCCGAGGAGCGCATGCACATCCTGCGCGGTTACCTCAAGGCGCTCGACGCGCTGGACGAGGTCATCGCCCTGATCCGTGCGTCGGCGACCGTTGACGATGCCCGTGACGGCCTGATGTCGCTGCTCGACGCAGACGAACTGCAGGCGAACGCGATCCTCTCCATGCAGCTGCGTCGGCTGGCTGCCCTCGAGCGGCAGAAGATCGTTGACGAGCACGACGAACTCGCCACCCGGATCGCCGACTACCAGGACATCCTGTCCGACCCGACCCGCCAGCGGTCGATCGTCAGTGACGAGCTCACCGACATCGTCGACCGCTACGGCGACGACCGCCGCACCGAGATCATGTACGGCTTCGACGGCGACATGGACATCGAAGACCTCATCCCCGAAGAGGAGATGGTGGTCACCGTCACGCGCGATGGTTACGTCAAGCGCACGCGCAGCGACAACTACCGCAGCCAGCACCGCGGCGGCAAGGGCGTGAAGGGCGCTGCCCTGCGGGCGGATGACGTGGTCGAGCACTTCTTCGTCACCACCACCCACCACTGGCTGTTGTTCTTCACCACCAAGGGCCGGGTGTACCGCGCAAAGACCTACGAGCTGCAGGAAGCCGGCCGCGACGCGAAGGGTCAGCACGTCGCGAACCTGCTGGCGTTGCAGCCGGACGAGGAAATCGCTCAGATCCTCGACATCCGGGACTACCAGGCGGCGACCTACCTCGCCCTGGCCACCCGGAACGGCCTGGTCAAGAAGACCGCGCTCAGCGAGTACGACACGAACCGCACCGGCGGGATCATCGCGATCAACCTGCGCGAGGGCGACGAGCTGGTCTCGGCGATGCTCGTCGACGAGGACTCCGATGTGCTGCTGGTCTCGCGGAATGGCATGTCGATCCGGTTCACGGCGACGGATGCCGCGCTGCGGCCGATGGGACGCTCGACGTCCGGCGTGATCGGCATGCACTTCCGTGATGACGACGAACTGCTGTCGGCGTCGGTGGTCAGCGATGACGGCTATGTCTTCGTAGTCACCGAGGGCGGCTACGCGAAGCGCACTGCGGTCGACCAGTACCGCGTGCAGAACCGCGGCGGACTGGGCATCAAGGTTGCCAAGCTCAGCGACGGGCGCGGCCTCCTGGCCGGCGCACTGATCGTCGACGAGAGCGACGAGGTGCTCGTGGTTCTTGCCAGTGGCAAGGTGGTACGCTCTGCCGTGGCCGAGGTACCGGCCAAGGGACGAGACACCATGGGTGTCGTGTTCGCTCGCTTCGCTGAGGAAGACAAGATCATCGCGATTGCGAAGAACAGTGAACGTAACCTTGTAGAGGTGGATGCCGAGGCGCCCACCGACGAGCAGACCGCCGATGCCGTTACCCCGGCGCCCGGGAAGGACACTGAACTAGATGAGTAGCGTCGCCGAGAAGTTGCAGCGCAAGGCGCAGCGTCAGCCAGCCACCAAGCAGGTGCGGTTGAAGCTCGTGTACATCGACTTCTGGTCGGCGGTGAAGCTCTCGTTCCTGGTCATGGTCTGCGCGGGCATCGTGCTGGTCGTGGCATCCATCCTGATCTGGATCGTGCTGCAGTCGACGGGCGTCTTCGGCGGTGTGGACAGCCTGCTGCAGGACGTGCTCGCCGACCCCACCTTCAGCGTCACCTCGGCGTTCGGGCTCGCGCAGGTCGCACTGTTCTCGGTGATCGTCGCGGTGTTGAACATCGTGGTCGGCACCGCGCTCGGTGCGATCATGAGCGCGTTGTACAACCTCAGCGTGCGTGTGACCGGCGGTCTGCTGGTCGGTTTCACGAATAGCTGAGTGGACTTCCCGATTACGGGAAACGGGCCGAAATAAGGTACAGTCGTATCCGGTTCGGGGGGCTATAGCTCAGGCGGTTAGAGCGCTTCGCTGATAACGAAGAGGTCCCAGGTTCAAGTCCTGGTAGCCCCACTCGCAGTTCCCCGTTCGGGGCCTTAGCTCAGTTGGTAGAGCGCCTGCTTTGCAAGCAGGATGTCAGGAGTTCGAATCTCCTAGGCTCCACAAAATTCAGTCAGAGGGTTATCTCCTCTACTTATTCCACGGTGATCCGAAGGTCTGACTCGGTTGGAACCTGCACGTTCTGCCGACCGGTCGGCCCGCCACAGTGGGCGACGATGTCGTATGAGCCAGAGGGAAGCGTCCAGCTGAACTCGCCGTCGCTGCCGGTGACCTGCGCAACTTCGGGATACGGCGGTCCGCTCACGACTTCAACCACGACCGAGCAGCGGGACTGCGGAGCACCAGCACCGTCGACCACGACGCCGCGGATCTCAGACGATGCTGACTGCGCGCACGCGGTGAGCAGAGCGACAGCAATCACTCCTGCCGACACCGGCCCCGCCACGCGTCTCGCGAGCATCCAGTGGACCTCCCTGCGGTCACTGTCGAGGAGAACTTGATCCATAGCGAGACGTTAGCTTGAATGGCCGGCGCCACTGAGCACCCAAGACGCTGTGCGAGGATTCTCGGCATGGACATCCGCGTCGCGGCCTATGCGGTCATCATCGAAGACGACCAGGTGCTGCTCTCACACTGGAACGAGAACGGCCGGTCGGGCTGGAGCATGCCCGGCGGCGGAATCGACCCGGGGGAGGACCCGGCGGAAGCCGCGGTGCGCGAGATCTTCGAGGAGACCGGCTATCACGCGGTGCTGGACGAACTGCTCGGGATCGACTCACACGTGGTGCCGGCCGAGCAGCGGACGCGAGCGAACGCCGGGCCGTTGCACGCCATCCGGATCGTCTACCGGGCGCACGTGATCGGGGGCGAGCTCACCAATGAGGTCGACGGCAGCTCAGACGAGGCGAAGTGGGTTCCGCTCGCCGAGGTCCCGCAGCTCCGCCGAGTCGGCCTGGTGGATATCGCGCTGGGGATGAACCTGCGCGCAGACTGATTTCGAGACGCGTCACTCGCTTCGCTCGCGGCGCTCCTCAATCACCGGTGAGTCCGCGGGCCTACAAGTCGTCGAGGGTGGTTGCCTCGGGCTCGTCTTCGATCCAGAGGTCCTCGTCGGCGCGCAGGGTCTGCCACACGGCGTAGGCAAGACCCGCTGCGGCCACGACGCCGAGACCGAGCAGGATGTACCCGCCCGGGCCCCTGGAGTTCTTCTTCTCGGCAGCCTTCCGGACCGCCTCACGAACGCGAGGGTCACGGGCGGCCGCCAGAATAGCCATCGCGGAACTCAGCTTGGCGGAGCTGTCCGCCTTGGCGTTGTGGACGACCTGGCGTCCGGCGGCGATGCTAGTGGCTACCGAAGGCTTGATGCGGTCCTGGTAGGTGGATGCCACGAGGGGGCTCACATCTTCTCGAGCGATGAGCTTCGCCTGCCGACTGGCCTCGCGGGCAACCCGTCCGGCGTGGTCCACGACGTCACGCTGCTCGGACCACAGGGCCTCGGCGTCGCCTTGCAGTCGTCGTAGTTCGCGCTTGCGCTTGCGTGACAATTCCATGTCAACCTCCGTCGGTGATAGCCGTGGACTGTGTCCATCGTGGCACGATTCCCCATCCAGACAAACTGTCGAGGCTGGGCGAGGGCTGGGAGCCTGCTCCATTCCCTGTGGAAGAATCAGAGGATGCACACTGCAGTAGCGACTCTCCACACGACTCTCGGCGACATCAAGGTCAACCTGTTCGGCAACCACGCGCCGAAGACCGTGGCGAA
The Diaminobutyricimonas sp. LJ205 genome window above contains:
- the gyrA gene encoding DNA gyrase subunit A, encoding MADEVDTPESTGDRIAQVDLQLEMQRSYLDYAMSVIVGRALPEVRDGLKPVHRRVIYAMYDGGYRPDKAFSKCARVVGDVMGQFHPHGDSAIYDALVRLVQPWSMRYPLALGQGNFGSPGNDGAAAPRYTETKMAPLALEMVRDIDKDTVNFQDNYDGRTQEPAVLPARFPNLLVNGSVGIAVGMATNIPPHNLREVADGALWHLNNPDAPREELLEALMQRIKGPDFPTGAQILGVRGIRDAYTTGRGSITMRAVVNVEEIQGRTCLVVTELPYQVNPDNLAIKIADLVKDGRLSGISDIRDETSGRTGQRLVIVLKRDAVAKVVLNNLYKHTSLQENFGANMLAIVDGVPRTLAVDGFITNWVAHQIEVIVRRTQFLLREAEERMHILRGYLKALDALDEVIALIRASATVDDARDGLMSLLDADELQANAILSMQLRRLAALERQKIVDEHDELATRIADYQDILSDPTRQRSIVSDELTDIVDRYGDDRRTEIMYGFDGDMDIEDLIPEEEMVVTVTRDGYVKRTRSDNYRSQHRGGKGVKGAALRADDVVEHFFVTTTHHWLLFFTTKGRVYRAKTYELQEAGRDAKGQHVANLLALQPDEEIAQILDIRDYQAATYLALATRNGLVKKTALSEYDTNRTGGIIAINLREGDELVSAMLVDEDSDVLLVSRNGMSIRFTATDAALRPMGRSTSGVIGMHFRDDDELLSASVVSDDGYVFVVTEGGYAKRTAVDQYRVQNRGGLGIKVAKLSDGRGLLAGALIVDESDEVLVVLASGKVVRSAVAEVPAKGRDTMGVVFARFAEEDKIIAIAKNSERNLVEVDAEAPTDEQTADAVTPAPGKDTELDE
- a CDS encoding DUF3566 domain-containing protein; its protein translation is MSSVAEKLQRKAQRQPATKQVRLKLVYIDFWSAVKLSFLVMVCAGIVLVVASILIWIVLQSTGVFGGVDSLLQDVLADPTFSVTSAFGLAQVALFSVIVAVLNIVVGTALGAIMSALYNLSVRVTGGLLVGFTNS
- a CDS encoding carboxypeptidase-like regulatory domain-containing protein, with the protein product MDQVLLDSDRREVHWMLARRVAGPVSAGVIAVALLTACAQSASSEIRGVVVDGAGAPQSRCSVVVEVVSGPPYPEVAQVTGSDGEFSWTLPSGSYDIVAHCGGPTGRQNVQVPTESDLRITVE
- a CDS encoding NUDIX hydrolase; the encoded protein is MDIRVAAYAVIIEDDQVLLSHWNENGRSGWSMPGGGIDPGEDPAEAAVREIFEETGYHAVLDELLGIDSHVVPAEQRTRANAGPLHAIRIVYRAHVIGGELTNEVDGSSDEAKWVPLAEVPQLRRVGLVDIALGMNLRAD
- a CDS encoding DNA helicase — encoded protein: MELSRKRKRELRRLQGDAEALWSEQRDVVDHAGRVAREASRQAKLIAREDVSPLVASTYQDRIKPSVATSIAAGRQVVHNAKADSSAKLSSAMAILAAARDPRVREAVRKAAEKKNSRGPGGYILLGLGVVAAAGLAYAVWQTLRADEDLWIEDEPEATTLDDL